One genomic segment of Streptomyces sp. RKND-216 includes these proteins:
- a CDS encoding non-ribosomal peptide synthetase/type I polyketide synthase, which produces MERVPGPALYRGPEPEFTEDDPRNAVQALLRAADAFPDAGVVTVGRDGTTVELPYPQLLDRARRMLTGLRAHGLRAGDVLVLCGLALEDFFPAFWAAVLGGARPVSIAEPAEPESAALQRLRHTAALLDAPLVLCDADAGPGIAHAVPRSRVVPVGEMPHHEPADDLADPEEDGEVALLMLSSGSTGTPKAAQLTHGGLADFAASSRRILDVRPEHTTVNWLPPDHSGAFLLYHVLPVFTGSTNVHAPTERVLAEPLRWLDLLDAHRAHHSWAPTFAYQMVAEALRTRPDSRWDLHRLRTLVCGGEHVSLPVLRRFLDATAPSGVREHHLVPAWGMAETVTAVAYGRLDRPGTVHRLLRSSLGGELSTADDTTPEADRVTFVACGPPAHGTALRVLDDAGEPLPERRVGRLQVRSAARLTPGYVRAPEADTALYPAGREWLDTGDLAFLAGGQVVVTGRHKDVMVLNGHNVHCHEVEETLAAVPGLRSGDVAACGVPDPDRGTESLAVFFCARGPAEDARLVREIRRTLFAALRLTASHVVPVPPEEFPRTPAGKVRRSALRDRPETAPLRPEPQGPQPSRGGGDLLRLVQREIAAELGREAPADVPFYELGLESVQLVRVRTRLEERLGRRLRQVALFEHPTAGELAAHLARDTEASDSAVRGASDVTSQAASHGTPHRASHGTSAPAVDGRSDDRRIAVVGMAARFPGASSVEAFWAGLREGRSALRVLSPEELAEAGLSPQQIRDPLHVPVAGVLDGADAFDPEFFRMSPAEAELTHPGHRLFLECCHEALESAGHTANGDGTRTGVFAGSGMHLYGHQQAGPGGQGTEPVDPPSGMRATIGREPDFLATRVAYRLGLTGPAIGVQTACSTSLVAVHLAVQALLNDDADLALAGAAAVHTPQETGYRSHPESILSPTGTCRAFAAGADGTVGGNGVAAVLLKRLDRALEDGDTVHAVILGSAVNNDGAAKAGFSAPGVPGQTEVIRRALRTANVPATSVSYVEAHGTGTPLGDPVEFEALARALGEDTDRTGFCTLGSVKPAIGHLDSCAGMAGLIKTVLMLRHRTLVPTLNVDRPHPDLDLTGGPLVLGTELRPWRTPDGGPLRAGVSALGVGGTNAHVVLEEAPARPAAAEPAFPVLVPVSADDPQALAELTGRLAGELRREPAPAAADVAATLALGRPHRAARAAVVGRTAGELAEALEQSAARAEPPAAAGPLAFAFPGQGSAGPGAGRDLYAAFPAYARVLDRCAEVFADEFSGRLLPLLLGDPDGSGSGVTAWDTETAQPALFAHQTALAGLWRTWGAGPALLLGHSVGEYAALSAGGALALEDGLRLTAWRGRLMQRSCPAGGMIAARMDAEQAERVARLAGVEVAACNGPRSHVLSGPPGALAEAGRTLDDDGLSWRTLPVDRAFHSAAVDGAVEEFRSHAERVPFGPLHTPFVTGTDGRVRLPGWVPDAGYLCRQARLPVRFDLIMAAADAHGVADFLESGPGAVLSGLGRHCLPASRWLGAQGEGADQVSGALESLGRLYRGGAEPDWHAVVRGGGRIPLPGHPLRRRRIAAASPAVPAPAPAPARPAAAPEPSSGACTGPAAGTEPVAGDVLESIRELAAGKLGVELSDTGPDRSFFDLGADSLVLIGLATDIERRFGVRVPVREVFSDVDTPRRLAARVAALLGDADTAPPAAPAADAPPSAAPPAPDAPDAADPPTGHTGHTGDEAGLTALFDRQLQLAESLVDQVSGVLAAQLDVLGRRDRADAPPAPAPTPAPAPAPAEAPARPAAKEALPKAPQHPGAAGPPSSAPDAVEDAGTPAGACDVSLYFFGDYPDDDAPDKYGLLLSAAEFADRHGFHALWFPERHFESFGGLFPNPSVLAAALAARTRRIRLHAGSVVLPLHHPVRVAEEWSVVDNISGGRVGLCFASGWRATDFALAPDNYGRHRELMYEQLETVRSLWAGDTLTVTGGDGREADVRLHPRPVQEQPPLYVAVVGNPDSYRRAAAEGLGVVTNLMTQTVEQLAENIALYRRTRAEHGLDPEAGRIVVLVHTYLGEDAETARAEAYRPFVSYLRSSLSLFDQVTNSLGVDIDLERADDEDVEFLLGRAYERYCASRALIGDEATAEETVRRLVAAGANEIACFVDFGVPAPQVLDALPALDRLRRTVSRPAGATGPPPDRTPARKPERTPGQGPTAAHAPADATREPLSPAQRRIWFLEQLHPGTSMYHEPKAVRFDGALDVPALQWALRQCADRHPALRTVFRSTDGVPHRRTLPSLPLDCPVTDRAGATEEEALRDVLDTDGRRIFDLAEGPLVSARLLRLSDERHLLFLLAHHLVFDSSSTAALLRDVAACYRARVGGTPPPPAPLPAAPPAAPGPEASAAALEFWRTALRDAPDSTLPSDRPRPAARTGAGASLTHHLDAELVGGLQRLAAGHRATLFMALTAAVAAVLGRFGGRDDVVLGTAVASRPPEAEDQVGLFLDTVALRVRLDGDPDFAGLLHRVRETSTAAYEHREVPFDELVAALAPRRDPGRNPLFQVLVEYEEEGRVAFDPPRLHSTLLDMPSERAPFDLSVYLTRHADGLRVMVEYDTDLYDRGTVDRFVDYVEQVLRRALDDPAATLPALTAPTDEDRARLAELGGHHRAPTPVDAPGGDTLHGLVEERARACPDAVALIGGGETLSYRELDARADRLARDLRARGARRGARVALLLPRGPELIVSILAVLKSGAAYLPLEPSAPGPRLARLYEDGSPVLLVTTGELRRRHPSLAAESVHLVDRADTADETPSGGVEASGAAAAGAPASDAAGGDSDGDAASPAVRPEDPAYLLHTSGSTGRPKGVVVPHRGPAHLVRTHLAAHRPLRTLQWTSPTFDVSVQEIFTTLAAGAALVLVGEEERRDPAELAATVRRHEVQRLFMPYTPLKYLLDAAPDVPSLREVFSAGEPLHLAPAFHRFLTAHPGCTLYNQYGPTEASVIVTSQRVDPAAGDRPPIGRPLPGVRIRLLDPDGREVPPGAVGEIHIGGVPVAHGYLGLPDETAAAFPPDGGGGTAYRTGDLARWRCDGTLEYRGRVDEQVKIRGHRVEPAEVQHALNAAPGVLDAAVVARRDDRGEAELVAYVVPAGGGRDTTALRAALAGELPEHLLPAHWVAVERLPVAASGKLDRSRLPDPVPAPPAGDPADLPATDAERTLHRVWAEVLGRERVPVTRSFFELGGHSLSAIRLLNRMREEAGVQLSMADFFHRPTLRGVAAGTRQAADRGGAGEPHEPRHSDEPVSTGVTASVPLTSTLRRLWRRHHDRADGSVYHVAHRIDLRGDVDVPSLRGALRDLVRRHDALRSRLAVRDGEHVVEVLADVPVEVPVDEPPLAADDEDGWTDWCLNHASRPFALDRAPLFRFRLGRVGPQRWVLLTVLHHAVCDGWSLGVLWRELECLYDASRSGSGQQLAAPKVQFTDVARAEQRLPEERRRALEEFWRSELDGVAALVPRLPCDGVRPALLSGRGALHRFVIDGELPGLVEKCAAGAGSTPYAVLASAFALWLGEVCVHRGDVVLAASSANRTREAYDEVVGLVGDAVLLRARVADAATFADLAAQVGATLFSVLDKQELPLTEVVRLVEPETAERLFPTVLFTVVTTAPPRLHLPGTSATVRSLPTRGVARNELYVVLVPGEGRIEVVLEYSTDLFHASTVAAWGERFTAMLAAAVRAPHTAPDALGT; this is translated from the coding sequence ATGGAGCGCGTACCCGGACCGGCCCTTTACCGGGGGCCTGAGCCGGAGTTCACCGAGGACGACCCGCGGAACGCGGTGCAGGCGCTGCTGCGCGCCGCGGACGCGTTCCCCGACGCGGGCGTGGTCACCGTCGGACGGGACGGCACGACCGTGGAACTCCCCTACCCGCAACTCCTCGACCGGGCACGCCGGATGCTGACCGGCCTGCGCGCCCACGGCCTGCGCGCCGGGGACGTCCTGGTGCTGTGCGGGCTGGCGCTGGAGGACTTCTTCCCCGCCTTCTGGGCGGCGGTGCTCGGCGGCGCGCGGCCGGTGAGCATCGCGGAACCCGCCGAGCCGGAGTCGGCCGCGCTGCAGCGGCTGCGGCACACGGCCGCCCTGCTGGACGCCCCCCTCGTGCTCTGCGACGCCGACGCCGGGCCCGGGATCGCCCACGCCGTCCCGCGGTCGCGCGTGGTCCCGGTCGGCGAAATGCCGCACCACGAACCCGCCGATGACCTCGCCGACCCGGAGGAGGACGGCGAGGTCGCGCTGCTCATGCTCTCCTCGGGCAGCACCGGCACGCCGAAGGCCGCGCAGCTCACCCACGGCGGGCTGGCGGACTTCGCGGCCTCCTCCCGGCGCATCCTGGACGTCCGCCCCGAGCACACCACCGTCAACTGGCTGCCCCCGGACCACAGCGGGGCGTTCCTGCTCTACCACGTGCTGCCCGTCTTCACCGGCAGCACCAACGTGCACGCGCCGACCGAGCGGGTGCTGGCCGAACCCCTCCGCTGGCTGGACCTGCTCGACGCCCACCGCGCCCACCACAGCTGGGCGCCCACCTTCGCGTACCAGATGGTCGCCGAGGCACTCCGTACGCGGCCGGACTCCCGCTGGGACCTGCACCGGCTACGGACCCTGGTGTGCGGCGGCGAGCACGTGTCCCTGCCGGTGCTGCGCCGCTTCCTGGATGCCACGGCCCCCTCCGGAGTGCGCGAGCACCACCTCGTGCCCGCCTGGGGCATGGCCGAGACGGTGACTGCCGTGGCCTACGGCCGGCTCGACCGGCCCGGCACCGTCCACCGGCTGCTGCGGAGCAGCCTCGGCGGCGAGCTGTCCACCGCCGACGACACGACGCCGGAAGCCGACCGCGTCACCTTCGTCGCCTGCGGACCGCCCGCACACGGCACCGCCCTGCGGGTGCTGGACGACGCGGGGGAGCCGCTGCCCGAACGCCGCGTCGGGCGGCTCCAGGTGAGGTCCGCGGCCCGGCTCACCCCGGGCTACGTCCGCGCCCCGGAGGCGGACACGGCCCTGTACCCCGCCGGACGGGAGTGGCTGGACACCGGCGACCTGGCCTTCCTCGCCGGAGGGCAGGTCGTCGTCACCGGCCGGCACAAGGACGTGATGGTCCTCAACGGCCACAACGTTCACTGCCACGAGGTGGAGGAGACCCTGGCGGCCGTGCCGGGGCTGCGGTCCGGCGACGTGGCGGCGTGCGGCGTGCCGGACCCGGACCGCGGCACCGAGTCACTGGCGGTGTTCTTCTGCGCTCGCGGACCGGCCGAGGACGCGCGCCTCGTGCGGGAGATCCGGCGGACCCTGTTCGCCGCGCTGCGGCTGACCGCCTCCCACGTCGTTCCCGTTCCTCCCGAGGAGTTCCCGCGCACCCCGGCGGGCAAGGTGCGCCGGAGCGCACTGCGGGACCGGCCGGAGACCGCCCCGCTCCGCCCGGAGCCGCAGGGCCCGCAGCCGTCCCGTGGCGGCGGGGACCTGCTGCGCCTGGTGCAGCGGGAGATCGCCGCCGAGCTGGGCCGCGAGGCCCCGGCCGACGTCCCGTTCTACGAACTCGGTCTGGAATCCGTGCAGCTGGTGCGGGTGCGCACCCGCCTGGAGGAACGGCTCGGGCGGAGGCTGCGCCAGGTCGCGCTCTTCGAGCACCCCACCGCAGGTGAACTCGCCGCCCACCTGGCCCGGGACACCGAGGCGTCGGACTCCGCGGTGCGCGGGGCATCGGACGTGACGTCGCAGGCGGCCTCGCACGGGACGCCGCATCGGGCCTCGCACGGGACGTCCGCCCCCGCGGTGGACGGCAGGTCCGACGACCGCAGGATCGCGGTCGTCGGCATGGCCGCCCGCTTCCCCGGCGCGTCCTCCGTCGAGGCGTTCTGGGCCGGGCTGCGCGAGGGGCGCAGCGCGCTGCGCGTCCTGAGCCCCGAAGAGCTCGCGGAGGCCGGCCTGTCGCCGCAGCAGATCCGCGACCCGCTGCACGTACCCGTGGCGGGCGTGCTGGACGGAGCGGACGCGTTCGACCCCGAGTTCTTCCGGATGAGCCCCGCGGAGGCGGAGCTGACCCACCCCGGGCACCGGCTGTTCCTGGAGTGCTGCCACGAGGCCCTGGAGAGCGCCGGCCACACCGCGAACGGCGACGGAACGCGGACCGGCGTCTTCGCCGGTTCCGGGATGCACCTCTACGGCCACCAGCAGGCCGGGCCCGGCGGGCAGGGAACCGAACCCGTCGACCCGCCGTCCGGGATGCGGGCCACCATCGGCCGGGAACCCGACTTCCTGGCCACCCGGGTCGCGTACCGGCTGGGCCTGACCGGGCCGGCGATCGGCGTCCAGACGGCCTGCTCGACCTCCCTGGTCGCCGTCCACCTCGCTGTGCAGGCGCTGCTCAACGACGACGCGGACCTGGCACTCGCGGGCGCCGCGGCCGTACACACCCCGCAGGAGACCGGCTACCGCAGCCATCCCGAATCGATCCTGTCGCCGACGGGCACCTGCCGGGCCTTCGCGGCGGGCGCCGACGGCACCGTGGGCGGCAACGGCGTCGCCGCGGTACTCCTCAAGCGCCTGGACCGGGCGCTTGAGGACGGCGACACCGTGCACGCGGTGATTCTCGGCTCCGCGGTCAACAACGACGGCGCGGCCAAGGCGGGATTCAGCGCACCGGGCGTGCCGGGACAGACGGAGGTCATCCGCCGGGCGCTGCGCACCGCGAACGTCCCCGCCACGTCGGTCTCCTACGTCGAGGCCCACGGCACCGGCACCCCACTCGGCGACCCGGTGGAGTTCGAGGCGCTGGCCCGTGCACTCGGAGAGGACACGGACCGGACCGGATTCTGCACCCTCGGCTCGGTGAAGCCGGCCATCGGGCACCTCGACAGCTGCGCCGGCATGGCGGGCCTGATCAAGACGGTGCTGATGCTGCGCCACCGCACTCTGGTGCCGACACTGAACGTGGACCGCCCGCACCCCGACCTGGACCTGACGGGCGGCCCTCTCGTCCTGGGCACCGAACTGCGTCCCTGGCGGACGCCGGACGGCGGGCCGCTGCGCGCCGGGGTCAGCGCGCTGGGCGTCGGCGGCACGAACGCGCACGTGGTGCTGGAGGAGGCGCCCGCGCGGCCCGCCGCCGCGGAACCGGCGTTCCCGGTGCTCGTCCCGGTCTCGGCAGACGACCCGCAGGCACTCGCCGAGCTGACCGGCAGGCTTGCCGGAGAGCTGCGGCGCGAACCCGCCCCGGCAGCCGCCGACGTGGCCGCCACCCTGGCCCTCGGACGGCCGCACCGGGCCGCGCGCGCCGCCGTCGTGGGCCGTACGGCCGGGGAGCTGGCCGAAGCCCTGGAACAGTCGGCCGCGCGCGCCGAACCGCCCGCCGCGGCGGGACCGCTCGCCTTCGCCTTCCCCGGCCAGGGCAGTGCCGGGCCGGGCGCCGGGCGGGACCTGTACGCGGCGTTCCCGGCGTACGCCCGGGTGCTGGACCGGTGCGCGGAGGTGTTCGCCGACGAATTCTCCGGCCGGCTGCTGCCGCTGCTCCTCGGCGACCCCGACGGCAGCGGGAGCGGGGTCACCGCCTGGGACACCGAGACCGCCCAACCCGCCCTGTTCGCGCATCAGACGGCCCTCGCCGGGCTCTGGCGGACGTGGGGCGCTGGCCCGGCGCTGCTGCTCGGGCACAGCGTCGGCGAGTACGCCGCGCTCAGCGCGGGCGGCGCCCTCGCTCTGGAGGACGGTCTGCGGCTCACGGCGTGGCGGGGCAGACTTATGCAGCGGTCCTGCCCCGCCGGCGGGATGATCGCCGCCCGGATGGACGCCGAGCAGGCGGAACGCGTCGCCCGGCTCGCCGGCGTGGAGGTGGCCGCCTGCAACGGGCCGCGCTCGCACGTGCTGTCGGGCCCGCCCGGCGCACTGGCCGAGGCGGGGCGCACGCTGGACGACGACGGGCTGTCCTGGCGCACGCTGCCGGTGGACCGGGCGTTCCACTCGGCCGCCGTCGACGGTGCCGTCGAGGAATTCCGGTCGCACGCCGAGCGGGTGCCGTTCGGGCCGCTGCACACCCCGTTCGTCACGGGCACGGACGGCCGGGTGCGGCTCCCGGGCTGGGTGCCCGACGCCGGATACCTGTGCCGCCAGGCCCGGCTGCCGGTGCGCTTCGACCTGATCATGGCGGCTGCGGACGCCCACGGCGTCGCGGACTTTCTCGAATCGGGTCCCGGCGCCGTCCTCAGCGGGCTGGGCCGGCACTGCCTGCCCGCCTCCCGGTGGCTGGGCGCGCAGGGGGAGGGTGCCGATCAGGTCTCCGGAGCGCTGGAGAGCCTGGGGCGCCTCTACCGGGGCGGTGCCGAGCCCGACTGGCACGCCGTCGTGCGCGGCGGCGGCCGGATTCCGCTGCCGGGCCATCCGCTCCGGCGGCGCCGGATCGCAGCAGCGAGCCCCGCCGTTCCGGCCCCGGCGCCTGCCCCGGCGCGACCCGCCGCCGCGCCGGAGCCGTCCAGCGGTGCGTGCACCGGGCCCGCCGCCGGTACGGAGCCGGTGGCGGGCGACGTGCTGGAGTCGATACGGGAGTTGGCGGCGGGCAAGCTCGGCGTGGAACTGTCGGACACCGGGCCCGACCGCTCGTTCTTCGACCTCGGTGCGGACTCCCTCGTCCTGATCGGCCTCGCGACCGACATCGAACGCCGCTTCGGCGTACGGGTCCCGGTGCGGGAGGTGTTCTCCGATGTCGACACCCCGCGCCGGCTCGCCGCCCGGGTCGCGGCGCTGCTGGGCGACGCCGATACCGCGCCACCGGCCGCGCCGGCTGCGGACGCACCGCCGTCCGCCGCACCACCCGCACCTGATGCACCGGATGCGGCCGACCCGCCCACCGGGCACACCGGGCACACCGGGGACGAGGCCGGGCTCACCGCCCTCTTCGACCGTCAACTCCAGCTCGCCGAAAGCCTCGTGGACCAGGTCTCCGGCGTTCTCGCGGCCCAGCTCGACGTCCTGGGCCGCCGCGACCGCGCCGACGCGCCGCCCGCGCCGGCACCCACGCCCGCGCCCGCGCCCGCGCCCGCAGAGGCACCCGCACGTCCCGCGGCGAAGGAAGCCCTCCCGAAGGCGCCACAGCACCCCGGCGCCGCCGGCCCGCCCTCGTCCGCTCCCGACGCGGTCGAGGACGCGGGCACGCCCGCCGGGGCCTGCGACGTCAGCCTGTACTTCTTCGGCGACTACCCCGACGACGACGCCCCGGACAAGTACGGACTCCTCCTGTCCGCCGCCGAGTTCGCGGACCGGCACGGCTTCCACGCCCTGTGGTTCCCGGAACGCCACTTCGAGTCCTTCGGCGGGCTGTTCCCCAACCCCTCCGTCCTCGCCGCCGCCCTGGCGGCCCGCACCCGGCGGATCCGGCTGCACGCCGGTTCCGTGGTGCTGCCGCTGCACCACCCCGTACGGGTCGCCGAGGAGTGGTCGGTCGTCGACAACATCTCCGGCGGCCGGGTGGGGCTGTGCTTCGCGAGCGGCTGGCGCGCCACGGACTTCGCCCTCGCCCCGGACAACTACGGCCGCCACCGCGAGCTGATGTACGAGCAGCTGGAGACCGTGCGGAGCCTCTGGGCGGGCGACACGCTGACGGTCACCGGCGGGGACGGCCGCGAGGCCGACGTCCGCCTGCACCCGCGGCCCGTCCAGGAACAGCCACCCCTCTACGTGGCCGTGGTGGGGAACCCCGACAGCTACCGGCGGGCCGCCGCCGAGGGGCTGGGCGTCGTCACGAACCTGATGACGCAGACGGTCGAGCAACTCGCGGAGAACATCGCGCTGTACCGCCGCACCCGCGCCGAGCACGGCCTGGACCCGGAGGCGGGACGGATCGTGGTCCTCGTGCACACCTACCTCGGCGAGGACGCGGAGACCGCGCGCGCGGAGGCATACCGGCCGTTCGTCTCCTACCTGCGCTCGTCGCTGTCCCTCTTCGACCAGGTCACCAACAGCCTCGGCGTCGACATCGACCTGGAGCGGGCGGACGACGAGGACGTCGAGTTCCTGCTCGGGCGGGCCTACGAGCGCTACTGCGCGTCGCGTGCCCTGATCGGCGACGAGGCGACGGCCGAGGAGACCGTACGGCGGCTGGTGGCCGCGGGCGCGAACGAGATCGCCTGCTTCGTCGACTTCGGCGTCCCGGCCCCGCAGGTGCTGGACGCGCTGCCCGCGCTGGACCGGCTCCGCCGCACGGTGTCACGGCCCGCCGGGGCGACCGGGCCCCCACCGGATCGGACACCCGCGCGGAAGCCGGAACGGACACCCGGACAGGGGCCGACGGCGGCGCACGCGCCGGCCGACGCGACGCGGGAGCCGCTGTCACCGGCGCAGCGGCGGATCTGGTTCCTCGAGCAACTGCATCCGGGCACCAGCATGTACCACGAGCCGAAGGCCGTCCGCTTCGACGGCGCGCTCGACGTTCCCGCACTCCAGTGGGCGCTGCGGCAGTGCGCGGACCGGCATCCCGCGCTGCGCACGGTCTTCCGCAGCACCGACGGCGTCCCGCACCGCCGGACGCTGCCCTCCCTCCCCCTGGACTGCCCGGTGACGGACCGCGCCGGCGCGACGGAGGAGGAGGCCCTGCGCGACGTGCTGGACACCGACGGGCGGCGCATCTTCGACCTCGCCGAAGGCCCTCTGGTCTCGGCACGGCTGCTGCGCCTGTCGGACGAGCGGCATCTGCTCTTCCTGCTGGCGCACCACCTCGTCTTCGACTCCTCCTCCACCGCGGCCCTGCTGCGGGACGTCGCGGCCTGCTACCGCGCACGGGTGGGCGGGACGCCACCGCCACCGGCGCCCCTTCCCGCCGCACCCCCCGCAGCGCCGGGGCCCGAAGCGTCCGCCGCCGCCCTGGAGTTCTGGCGCACGGCGCTGCGCGACGCCCCGGACTCGACGCTGCCCTCCGACCGGCCCCGCCCGGCGGCCAGGACAGGTGCGGGAGCGAGCCTCACCCACCATCTGGACGCGGAACTCGTCGGTGGTCTCCAGCGCCTGGCCGCTGGGCACCGTGCGACGCTTTTCATGGCGCTCACCGCGGCCGTCGCCGCCGTCCTCGGCCGTTTCGGAGGACGGGACGACGTCGTCCTGGGCACGGCCGTCGCCTCCCGACCGCCGGAGGCGGAGGACCAGGTGGGCCTGTTCCTCGACACGGTCGCCCTGCGCGTACGGCTCGACGGCGACCCTGACTTCGCCGGTCTGCTGCACCGCGTGCGGGAGACCAGCACCGCGGCGTACGAGCACCGCGAGGTGCCCTTCGACGAACTCGTCGCCGCGCTGGCGCCCCGGCGCGACCCGGGCCGCAATCCGCTGTTCCAGGTGCTCGTGGAGTACGAGGAGGAGGGCCGGGTCGCGTTCGACCCGCCGCGACTGCACAGCACGCTGCTGGACATGCCGAGCGAACGCGCCCCGTTCGACCTCAGCGTCTACCTCACCCGTCATGCGGACGGTCTGCGCGTGATGGTGGAGTACGACACCGACCTGTACGACCGGGGCACCGTGGACCGTTTCGTGGACTACGTGGAGCAGGTGCTGCGCCGTGCGCTCGACGACCCCGCCGCGACCCTGCCGGCGCTCACCGCCCCGACCGACGAGGATCGCGCGCGGCTCGCCGAACTGGGCGGTCACCACCGGGCGCCCACCCCCGTGGACGCCCCCGGCGGGGACACCCTGCACGGCCTGGTGGAGGAGCGGGCCCGCGCCTGCCCGGACGCCGTCGCCCTCATCGGCGGCGGGGAGACGCTCTCCTACCGCGAACTCGACGCGCGCGCCGACCGCCTCGCCCGGGACCTGCGGGCGAGGGGAGCCCGCCGCGGCGCACGCGTCGCGCTGCTGCTGCCCCGCGGTCCGGAGCTGATCGTGTCGATCCTCGCGGTCCTCAAGAGCGGCGCCGCGTACCTGCCGCTCGAACCGTCCGCGCCCGGCCCGCGGCTGGCCCGGTTGTACGAGGACGGCAGCCCGGTGCTGCTGGTCACGACCGGGGAGCTGCGCCGGCGGCACCCGTCTCTCGCCGCCGAATCCGTCCATCTCGTCGACCGGGCGGACACGGCGGACGAGACCCCGTCCGGTGGGGTGGAGGCGTCCGGCGCGGCCGCCGCCGGCGCACCCGCGTCCGACGCGGCCGGCGGCGACAGCGACGGCGACGCGGCGTCTCCGGCGGTGCGGCCGGAGGACCCGGCCTACCTCCTCCACACCTCGGGTTCCACGGGCCGCCCGAAGGGCGTGGTCGTCCCGCACCGTGGGCCCGCCCATCTCGTCCGCACGCACCTTGCGGCCCATCGGCCGCTGCGTACGCTGCAGTGGACCTCGCCGACCTTCGACGTGAGCGTGCAGGAGATCTTCACCACGCTGGCCGCCGGGGCGGCCCTGGTCCTGGTCGGCGAGGAGGAGCGCCGCGATCCCGCCGAACTGGCCGCCACCGTGCGCCGCCACGAGGTGCAGCGGCTTTTCATGCCCTACACGCCGCTGAAGTACCTCCTGGACGCGGCACCGGACGTGCCGTCCCTGCGGGAGGTCTTCTCCGCAGGGGAACCGCTCCACCTCGCTCCCGCGTTCCACCGGTTCCTGACCGCCCACCCCGGCTGCACGCTGTACAACCAGTACGGTCCGACGGAGGCTTCCGTCATCGTCACCTCGCAGCGGGTGGACCCCGCAGCGGGCGACCGGCCGCCGATCGGCCGCCCCCTGCCGGGCGTGCGCATCCGGCTGCTGGACCCGGACGGGCGTGAGGTGCCGCCCGGAGCCGTCGGCGAGATCCACATCGGCGGCGTGCCGGTGGCGCACGGCTACCTCGGCCTGCCCGACGAGACCGCCGCCGCCTTCCCGCCCGACGGCGGGGGAGGCACCGCGTACCGGACGGGAGACCTGGCCCGGTGGCGCTGCGACGGCACCCTCGAATACCGCGGCCGGGTCGACGAACAGGTCAAGATCCGCGGTCACCGGGTCGAACCCGCCGAGGTGCAGCACGCGCTGAACGCGGCGCCGGGCGTCCTCGACGCGGCCGTCGTGGCCCGCCGCGACGACCGCGGCGAGGCGGAACTCGTCGCGTACGTCGTCCCGGCGGGCGGCGGGCGGGACACGACGGCGCTGCGCGCCGCGCTCGCCGGGGAACTGCCGGAGCACCTGCTGCCTGCGCACTGGGTCGCGGTGGAGCGGCTGCCGGTGGCGGCCTCGGGCAAGCTCGACCGGTCCCGGCTGCCCGATCCCGTTCCGGCGCCGCCGGCCGGCGACCCCGCCGACCTGCCGGCCACGGACGCGGAGCGGACCCTGCACCGGGTGTGGGCCGAGGTGCTCGGGCGGGAACGGGTGCCGGTGACACGGTCGTTCTTCGAACTGGGCGGTCACTCACTGAGTGCCATACGCCTGCTGAACCGCATGCGCGAGGAGGCGGGCGTCCAGCTGAGCATGGCGGACTTCTTCCACCGGCCGACCCTGCGCGGCGTCGCGGCCGGGACACGGCAGGCGGCGGACCGGGGCGGGGCGGGCGAGCCGCACGAGCCCCGCCACTCCGACGAGCCGGTCAGCACGGGCGTGACGGCGAGCGTGCCCCTGACGTCCACACTCCGCCGGCTGTGGCGGCGGCACCACGACCGGGCCGACGGCTCCGTCTACCACGTCGCGCACCGCATCGACCTCCGCGGCGACGTGGACGTGCCGAGCTTGCGCGGCGCCCTGCGGGACCTCGTCCGGCGGCACGACGCGCTGCGCAGCCGGCTCGCGGTACGGGACGGGGAGCACGTGGTCGAGGTGCTGGCCGACGTGCCGGTGGAGGTGCCGGTGGACGAACCGCCCTTGGCAGCCGACGACGAGGACGGCTGGACGGACTGGTGCCTGAACCACGCCTCCCGGCCGTTCGCGCTGGACCGGGCCCCGCTGTTCCGCTTCCGGCTCGGGCGCGTCGGGCCGCAGCGGTGGGTACTGCTGACCGTGCTGCATCACGCGGTCTGCGACGGCTGGTCCCTGGGCGTCCTCTGGCGGGAGCTGGAGTGCCTGTACGACGCCTCACGTTCCGGATCGGGGCAGCAACTCGCCGCGCCGAAAGTGCAGTTCACCGATGTGGCCCGCGCGGAGCAGCGGCTGCCCGAGGAACGCAGGCGCGCGCTGGAGGAGTTCTGGCGCTCCGAACTCGACGGCGTCGCCGCGCTGGTGCCGCGGCTGCCCTGCGACGGGGTGCGTCCGGCCCTGCTGTCCGGGCGTGGCGCCCTGCACCGGTTCGTGATCGACGGCGAACTGCCGGGTCTGGTGGAGAAGTGCGCGGCGGGCGCGGGTTCCACGCCGTACGCGGTGCTCGCCTCGGCCTTCGCGCTCTGGCTGGGCGAGGTCTGCGTCCACCGGGGCGACGTGGTGCTCGCCGCGTCGAGCGCGAACCGGACCCGGGAGGCGTACGACGAGGTCGTCGGGCTGGTGGGGGACGCGGTACTGCTGCGTGCCCGGGTGGCGGACGCGGCCACGTTCGCGGACCTCGCGGCGCAGGTCGGCGCGACCCTCTTCAGCGTGCTCGACAAGCAGGAGCTGCCGCTGACCGAGGTGGTGCGGCTGGTGGAGCCCGAGACCGCGGAACGCCTATTCCCCACCGTGCTGTTCACGGTGGTCACCACGGCGCCGCCCCGGCTGCACCTGCCTGGCACGTCGGCGACGGTCCGCAGCCTGCCGACGCGCGGCGTGGCCCGCAACGAGCTGTACGTGGTGCTGGTTCCGGGAGAGGGGAGGATCGAGGTGGTCCTGGAGTACTCGACCGACCTCTTCCACGCCTCGACCGTCGCCGCGTGGGGCGAACGGTTCACCGCGATGCTGGCGGCCGCCGTCCGGGCCCCGCACACGGCTCCGGACGCGCTCGGGACCTGA